A region from the Polyangiaceae bacterium genome encodes:
- a CDS encoding serine/threonine protein kinase, translating into MSGSDPPKVPDVSPQSEWETDTFTGTAPLQARWAKVVQQTSDPPQAPAIQAPLESGTRIGRYELITRLAKGGMAYVWMAWRARSSGKKEIIALKTLLPSLSHDLVFVHMFLDEAKLLTEIRHPNVVSIRDVGVHADIPYVALEWVEGDTLSALLRALAAKGKEVPLAIALRIVGECCLGLHNAHELRDAHGELLNVVHRDVSPSNIMLSSHGDVKLIDFGVAKASERLAEQTRTGVLKGKVSYMAPEQVLRAQPDRRTDVWAAGVVLYRLIAQRLPYEGDIPAIVRQIKFGEPVPPLPASTPRPVAEIVYRALAREPQDRFQTAADMRRAIQYAYAEVCAPVPKDQFARFVMTFLGPTIHARRAALKNAISDE; encoded by the coding sequence ATGTCGGGATCCGATCCCCCGAAAGTGCCGGACGTTTCGCCCCAGAGCGAATGGGAGACGGACACGTTCACCGGGACCGCGCCGCTCCAAGCGCGCTGGGCGAAGGTGGTGCAGCAGACTTCGGACCCGCCCCAGGCCCCTGCCATCCAAGCACCTCTCGAGTCGGGCACTCGTATCGGTCGCTACGAGCTCATCACGCGGCTGGCCAAGGGCGGGATGGCATACGTGTGGATGGCATGGCGTGCGCGCAGCAGCGGCAAGAAGGAAATCATCGCGCTCAAGACGCTGCTTCCGAGCCTGTCTCACGATCTCGTGTTCGTGCACATGTTCCTGGACGAAGCCAAGCTGCTCACGGAGATCCGTCACCCGAACGTGGTCAGCATTCGCGACGTCGGCGTCCACGCGGACATCCCCTACGTGGCGTTGGAGTGGGTGGAGGGCGATACCCTGTCGGCGCTTCTTCGCGCGTTGGCCGCAAAGGGCAAGGAGGTGCCGCTCGCGATCGCGCTTCGTATCGTGGGAGAGTGTTGCCTCGGACTCCACAACGCGCACGAGCTTCGGGACGCCCACGGAGAGCTCCTGAACGTCGTGCACCGGGACGTCTCACCCTCCAACATCATGCTGTCGTCTCATGGAGACGTGAAGCTCATCGACTTCGGCGTGGCCAAGGCCAGTGAGCGGCTGGCGGAGCAGACGCGCACCGGGGTGCTCAAGGGCAAGGTCAGCTACATGGCGCCCGAGCAAGTGCTGCGCGCCCAGCCGGACCGGCGGACGGACGTGTGGGCCGCCGGGGTGGTGCTGTATCGGTTGATTGCGCAGCGTCTGCCCTACGAGGGCGACATCCCCGCCATCGTTCGACAGATCAAGTTCGGCGAGCCGGTACCGCCGCTGCCCGCCTCCACTCCGCGCCCCGTCGCGGAAATCGTCTACCGCGCCCTCGCCCGCGAGCCCCAAGACCGCTTCCAGACCGCCGCGGACATGCGTCGTGCCATTCAGTACGCCTACGCCGAGGTGTGCGCGCCGGTGCCCAAGGACCAGTTCGCTCGCTTCGTGATGACGTTCCTCGGCCCCACCATCCACGCCCGCCGCGCGGCCCTCAAGAACGCGATCAGCGACGAGTGA
- a CDS encoding RNB domain-containing ribonuclease, translating into MSNSATDNVRRIAEEAGLSLEFPEQVREEAERWVRSPNIDDTDLSDLRHVPFVTVDGTDTRDLDQALWIEREGPGYVVDYAIADASWFVRPGHPLWDEALKRGSSYYLPGLMIPMLPRTLSEGVVSLNPGVDRRALVFRMRVDQQGECTGTRLLRARIHSHAKLSFDEVQGFYDTKEHPLSTEPYAESLRLLREVGELRMTRADERGVVRFRRTEVGVTLSKQHQFVAVRELRLPVERYNEQISLLCNVEGARFLREGDTPGDDVDPIYRTHEGPDEERLSAFERLVRSFVESRNLPPKPWAWDRHDARSLSEYLSLLPSSGAEQRLALAIHRQALFVSGRSAYSAEPAAHFGVGAEVYGRFTAPMREIVGVFLHGEAMEKIAGEKLTDPDAPSGTALQRAVLAAANHSKNVQKQLTRAVNEAVLNELFSGKQKDFSGTVMGCTSEKLHVLLDEPPVDVKLYGRHLSKALGRKVVASDDGAELRDQTGRVLCRLGDRVQVHVLGRDEHAKRWQLALEPQV; encoded by the coding sequence ATGAGCAATTCCGCCACCGACAACGTCCGCCGCATCGCCGAAGAAGCCGGGCTTTCCCTGGAATTTCCGGAGCAGGTCCGAGAGGAGGCGGAGCGCTGGGTGCGGTCGCCGAACATCGACGACACCGACCTTTCGGATCTCCGTCACGTGCCTTTCGTGACCGTGGATGGGACGGATACCCGGGATCTGGACCAGGCGCTCTGGATCGAGCGCGAGGGCCCGGGCTACGTGGTGGACTACGCGATCGCGGACGCATCGTGGTTCGTACGCCCCGGGCATCCGCTGTGGGACGAGGCGCTGAAACGAGGCTCCAGCTACTACCTGCCGGGGCTGATGATCCCGATGCTGCCCCGCACCTTGTCGGAGGGAGTGGTCAGCCTCAACCCCGGAGTGGACCGACGTGCGCTGGTATTCCGCATGCGCGTGGATCAGCAGGGTGAGTGCACCGGCACTCGGCTCCTGCGCGCGCGCATCCACAGCCACGCGAAGCTGTCTTTCGACGAGGTGCAGGGGTTCTACGACACCAAGGAACATCCGCTGTCGACCGAGCCCTATGCCGAAAGCCTGCGCCTGCTCCGAGAGGTGGGAGAGCTTCGCATGACGCGAGCGGACGAGCGCGGCGTGGTCCGCTTCCGGCGCACGGAGGTGGGCGTGACGCTCTCGAAGCAGCATCAATTCGTCGCCGTTCGAGAGCTACGGCTGCCGGTAGAGCGCTACAACGAACAGATCTCTCTCTTGTGCAACGTGGAAGGAGCACGCTTTCTGCGCGAGGGCGACACGCCGGGGGATGACGTGGATCCCATCTACCGCACCCACGAGGGCCCGGACGAGGAGCGGCTCTCCGCCTTCGAGCGTCTGGTTCGGAGCTTCGTGGAGAGTCGCAACCTTCCACCGAAGCCGTGGGCCTGGGACCGACACGACGCTCGGTCCCTCTCCGAATACCTTTCGTTGCTGCCGAGCAGCGGAGCGGAGCAGCGGTTGGCCCTGGCCATCCACCGCCAAGCGCTGTTCGTGAGCGGGCGTAGCGCCTACTCGGCGGAGCCGGCGGCTCACTTCGGCGTCGGCGCGGAGGTGTACGGTCGCTTCACCGCACCGATGCGCGAGATCGTCGGCGTCTTTCTCCACGGCGAGGCCATGGAGAAAATCGCGGGCGAGAAGCTGACGGACCCTGACGCGCCATCGGGAACCGCGCTGCAGCGCGCCGTCTTGGCCGCCGCCAACCACTCCAAGAACGTGCAAAAGCAGCTGACCCGGGCGGTGAACGAAGCCGTGTTGAACGAGCTGTTTTCCGGAAAGCAGAAGGATTTCTCCGGCACCGTGATGGGCTGCACCTCCGAGAAGCTCCACGTGCTGCTCGACGAGCCACCGGTGGACGTGAAGCTCTACGGACGGCATCTGTCCAAGGCCTTGGGGCGCAAGGTCGTCGCCAGCGACGACGGCGCGGAGCTCCGAGACCAGACGGGACGAGTCTTGTGTCGCCTCGGCGACCGCGTACAAGTCCACGTGCTCGGCCGCGACGAGCACGCCAAGCGCTGGCAGCTCGCGCTGGAGCCGCAGGTGTGA